The sequence below is a genomic window from Neodiprion pinetum isolate iyNeoPine1 chromosome 7, iyNeoPine1.2, whole genome shotgun sequence.
CCGACAATGCTCATCTTTCGccagaatttttgtttctacctAAACTATTTCGGGTGTGGCTCGttggaaaatcgtaaatttttttattttgaaacaccctattatacatataatatatgtatagtaaaaatgaaataaattttagctCAAAATATACTCTCTCATTTCTTatgcataaaaattaatttccacTTGGACTAAGCAACTCGGAGAAATTGCAGCGAAAAATCACTCCTGGTATTAGGAGAACATCTGAGCCGAGGAGCTCGATCAAAGGCACGCCTTATTCCTGAAAGCCCGTGTCGCATACGTATAAGCGTGGTTGCCTATGATTAGGCGCTTCCACTTGAACTGAGCAACACGGAGAAATTGCAgcgaaaaattactcctggtatTAGGAGAACATCTGAGCCGAGGAGCTTGATCAAAGGCACGCCTTATTCCTGAAAGCCCGTGTCGCATACGTATAAGCGTGGTTGCCTATGATTAGGCGCTACCACTTAGCTAAGCAACTCGGAGAAATTGCAgcgaaaaattactcctggtatTAGGAGAACATCTCAGCCGAGGAGCTTGATCAAAGGCACGCCTTATTCCTGAAAGCCCGTGTCGCATACGTATAAACGTGGTTGCCAATGATTAGGCGCTACCACTTGGACTAAGCAACTCGGAGAAATTGCAGCcaaaaattactcctggtatcaggagaaCATCTGAGCCGAGGAGCTTGATCGAAGGCGCGCCTTATGCTTGAAAGCCCGTGTCACATACGTACCGTTCTGGTTGCCTATGATTAGGCGCTCCCACTTGGTTCAATTAGATCGGAGAAATAGCAgcgaaaaattactcctggtatTAGGAGAACATCTGAGCCGAGGAGCCTGATCGAAGGCACGCCTTACGCCTGATGGCCGTGTCGCGTACATGTAAGTTTGGTTGCCTATAATTAGGCGCTTCCCTTTAGACTAAGCAAATACACTAGAAGGctattattttccttttttattttcatcattattctTATGATTGTATAATACATAGAGATCTAAGGATCATTGAGCTAtaacataatatataatacataaactttaaaatcaaGACCTTTTTCTCAACTTATGTACCTCCAAACTATACATTATGcataataattaatacattCGTTAgcatatatgtagatatatagTAAGAACATAACTTTACACATTTTCGTCTTTATGACTCTTTCTGTATGTTATTGCTTTTCGAAGATTCCCGTTCCATATAATAGCAACCGATGCTTGTTATAATAGTAAAgttgataataatttgaacAGAATGGATATTATgccaagaagaaaaagaacaaataTATGATTtctgttttgaaaaatcatctGCAGAATTCTATACACAGTGGAAAACCAACAattgatgaaatataaaaaccCCAGATTAAATGCATGAcgcgtattttttcaacaaccaAACTGCCGGCAAGAGCATCTGCACAAAAACCAgtcttttttaaatataattaacctactataaataaataaactaaaCCTACCTTCCGAAGGCAATTCCGCTGATTCGCAAGTGTGAGCTGTGAGGAAAGGAATGGGGTTTCAGTTTTGACGCAGTCACAGATTCCTCGTCGTGATGATTCCCTTACTTCGTCTTCGACGATACTCTATAGAAAAGTATTCATAAAACAATGTTCGATTTCAAATGGCTTTCCGAAAGGGTATTattagataaataaaaatagtctgtgtgacttaaaaaaaatggacAGTGTGACAATCATTGTAGCAGTTACAAGTATTACAGACTATTCTATAAGGTATGTGATAGAATTTGATTGTACTACGTTTGCCGCGTTCTTTACGTGGTGTAAAATCATCGAGGAAAAATGACACGATGatacagaaataataaaatacaaattctaCGCAATTGCTATAATAGTTAAAGACCATCAATGATGCTTTATAATGGAAATGATGCCACTTGCAGCGTGGTTCACCTCCGTTCCAGAGTTAGTAGGTACAATACACCATGAAATCCAACAATTTAACGGTCTTACACAGAGGTTTCCAAGTCTGGCAAGaccaaattatttcaattcttagGATACTTTCTTAGTCGATGACGAATGTCTCTTCTTTGATGAAAAACTCGATCGATTCCTCCTCAACATTCTTCGTATCTGAGTCCAGCTCATCCGTGTCGATATCTAGAAGGAAAAACACGAAATTAATACGTCATTCAATATAGGAAAATACTAGCAGatcaatataaattattttccatcttTACTTTTGACTACGGTAATACATACTGTTGCGTAGTTCAAGGCGACGCTTCTTTTGGCTGTTCCATTCTTCGATACGTTTTGATCGATATTCTTCGAATTCTTTCATCAGTGTACAACGCTTTTCGATCAATTCCTGGAAAAAGAAAGGTAGAAATCATTTCAAGGATATGGGTAGTTTTTAAATGTcacaatagaaaaaaagaactatACGAATAAATGTAAAGTCACTATTTGATCACAAATATTCCGTATCGGAATAGGAAAATATTACCTTCGAGGCGCGAGTTAGTCTCATGCGATCTTTGCTTTCGAATTGTGCCGAATACttcttcagatttttttgaatttccttGATTTGCTTGGCGGTCAAAAGCGTCGCTGGCCTTGGACGCCATAGAAGCTGATTGAACGCAGTCAAATTAACTCTCTTCAAAATACGACCTTGGAACGACCAAATCCAATATCCGTTGTCGACGCTTGTCTTCCAGCTCGACACTCCAGTCACAACGTATCTAAAAGCAGCcgtatttcatttttgattGGGGTCATTTAGTCACGTCCTTTTAGTTCTATGCTTCATTTCTAAGCTTACTTTAAAACTAAATTTTGCCAAAGTAAAGAGATTGAAGTAAACTTCACAATCAGTAAAAGATCTTTGATTTAACAGTgatacgaataataataataataagaattcTACTAAATAACATGTAACGAAAACGAAGCCCGCATTAAATACATAAcgagagaataaataaaaagaatgatAAAGAATAAACGAAGCTAAATACCGTCCGGTAGGATCCCACTCAACGTCAGAGGTCTGGTAGTGATCAGTGGTGTTCATTATAGTAAAATCGTTGGTATCAATAAACTCCAAGGCACCAGCCATGGTGGTAAGACCAGCAAGTACAATGAACTGGCCAGCAGGAGACCAGAACAGGTGATTGCACGCCTTCTTCTCGAGTTTCTCTAAACAAGagttagaaaaaattaaaaactttgcCTTTTAATTCTAAGACATCAGTAAAAGTCATTACAAGACTGAAGAACACATGTTTGTTCTATGAACTGATATACATATCTTCAGAGATGTACAACACACTTTTTCGTCTTATTTAGTTGGATATAATTACTtttctgaaatattgaaactgGATTGAAAAGCTTACTGAGAAGATCAGGATGCAGTCCAGGGCGTACTCCATAGAAGCTGACGTTTACGCTGGGTATTTCACCGTGAATGATAGCGAATTTGCTACCCACTGGTTCCCAGGCGAATGCGTGAATCGGTTCCTTCATTTCAACGCTATCAACCGGTATCTGCTTCTCTCGCATGTGGAATATCTCAAAGTTGTACGACATTCcctgaaaataaatcaaatggAGAAATTAAATACCGATGCTATACTATAATTTAGGCAACTGGGAGGAGTTGAACGAGCTTTTACTACTTGCGATACTTACAGTGTATTTTTGttcagttttttctttcctcttcgCAAAACGATCCACCTTGACACAGAGGTAGTCACCACATTTTTGCCAGTGAATTTTACAGTCGGCGACATTGAATAGATTTTTGTTACGAATTTCGTTGCGGCTGTAAcgggaaaaagagaaacactCATGAACTCCGCGAATCGGTATAGGAACAAAACATAAGTTCTTTGGTTGTTAACCAACAAATGGAAGCAGCATTTCAATTCTGACTATGAACTCTGTGCTGTACCTGGGAATTTCCAAAAGTGTGACTCTGGCTGGGACATCTTTATCTTCCGGCACCCAGTAGGCTAGAACATTATCAGTGGGCGACCAGCTGAAGTCTCTGATTCCTGGTATCTTGATGCTCTTTTTGTTGAGTAGTCGAAATGactaaaaaatcgaataaatgCAAATGCTTAAAAGCGAATAGACCATAGTTGAACATCCGCACGAAACAAAATTGACcatctgatgaaaaaaaatctaacatTGGTATgcaaaaggataaaaaaaaaaaaaaaaaatagtagaaaaaaaacttacagGAGTTTCGTAGATGTTGAGTACATCTTCGCCCATGCGAGCGAGATATTTGTCGTCGTGTGACCAGCGGAAAATGGGCCACACCGAGGACCCGTCAGGATTAAAATCCCGTTTTTCTTGACCGGAGAGAATATCCCAGACAACAAGCCGCTTCTGATCAACGCTGCTCTCAGCCCTGGGTGAATATGAGACAAGATAACGTTCGCAAGGTGAAAAGTCAACGCACTCAACTCCGCGTTGACCAAACTTTGCCGTCTGCTCGAACTTCGGACCACCCCACAACGCGACTCCTGGCTTGTGGAAAGTAGCTATGTACGTGCCCAATGGAGACCACTTGACGTATGTATCTGTCCATCGCTGAAAAGGTTTAGAAAAGGGGAATACACCATGTTTATTTCGACTTGCACATTAATCTAGTCAAACTGTGAAAAACTGTTACCGGTCGGTCTTCCAGCAGCGTCGGTTCAGGTGCAGAATTTTGCCATATCTGAACACAAACCGCCATTCCATTGCCAGAGAGAACGCAGAATTGGTCGTACGCATCAGGATCAAGGAGATAGTAGTGAAGGTCACCACTCGATGTATACGGCTGGGGCTTTGGCGGTTCCCACTCATCCGGTGTATCCTCAAACTTTTTGAAATCCGTGAACAAATTCACCTTAAATGTGTGCATCTTGTCGAGCTTGTAATTGTTTGTCGACTTGACAGCAGCTAATGCGTTCACCGGACTTTTGTATTCCAAGAATATGTACCTGTGATACCAGTGTTAATTAACAAAACAACCAAAgtagtgaaaaattgaagctTCGTACtaataattacaaaacaaGTGACAAgttgtttctgtttttctgCTAGGTTAGCAttgttgaattaaaatttatggtcTTATGATCTTTACCCTTTGGTCAAGCCATCTTCGTTCTTGGGATACCACTGGTTGACAATGTCTCCAAACTTTTCAAACAGCTTGCTGATCACCATTTGGAGTTTTTCTAAACGCTCGGGTCCAACTTGCGGAACACCGTCGACGACAATGACAGCTTCAACCCCATCGGTCTCAGACGGTTTCTGCCTAATGAGCTCGCCAAGTAGTTCTAGGAAAAGGAATAAAAGATTAATAGAAATATAGCAGACCCGATTTAGAATTAAAAGGCGAATCGGAGATTGGTGTCGAGTAATATTCAGAGACTGTTATGAATGCAAAATGGTATCTTGAATGGGTGCCAATACAAAATTTGGAAGGTTAATTGACGCTCAAGTACAGAGTTGAACCGTGTCACGTATAAAGGAAAAATATCACGCCAAAGTTCGGAGGTTAAAATGCTAAAACCGgcgaataaattgaaaaagctATTGAGACTGTACGGAAGATTGTCGAGATCCCGAGACGGGATGGTTAGATTTAGGAGACGGTGTGCATATGTGATAACTTTCGTGCCACGCCATGCTACCTATGCCATGCCGTGACCGAGCCCCGAGGGGTGATAGGGATGACACGAGTGACGCGCATGTGAAATGTAAGAGTAGAAATACCTTCGTCGGTTACATCGTCGACGAATCCCTCGGGATCGCTGAAGTTTGGCTCGTTATCCCCGTTGATATTCTCATCGTCGTTTTTACCTGGATCATCGTTATGCGGCGTTTTATCCGCCTCCCGTTTCTTTGCCATCTTGGAAACCTCTTACTAAAGCAAACTGAAGCGTCTGAAAGTGGCCGCAGAAGACGTATATCAACGCTTCCGTCTGACTGATTCGATCTATCGCAACTCAACTGCGCACATGCGATATATCGAATGAAGCGATTCAACTCGATGCTTTTGCTAACACCTTCGAGTCGTCTGCTTTATCCACCCAATAGAATCAACCAGCCTGTAGATAGGCAATTTCTATTACATTTTGTGATCCACATCAACGTTGATATTTAACATAATTTTCTGTCTTATCAGTTACAATGCTAAAGCGGAGTTTATTTGACTTTCTGTACATTCGTCACAAAAAATTCtactttgaaataattcattgaattTATTACATCGCCGGAAAATTTACCCttaattcattcaattaagtagtatgttttctttatttttcattgcacGGGGAAACGTTTTAATTGTACACTCAATTTTTATGGATTTCAAGCATTGTGAATAGTGTGAATAGTCAATTGAAATAAGGATAGAAATAGGAACGGATCTGTcgaattattgtgaaaaaaggCAGAAAATCATTTCACAGTTGTAAATGCGACAATTTAATACATATAACACATTCTAACGAAGAAGTTAAACTAGAGGACCTTGTATTATCGGAAAATGTGTCTTCGGACTATGGAATTTTGAATACATCACTTTAGCGACTGCACGTGATTGGTGATGTGAAAAGTGTCAAGTGTGAGAGTATATTATCTATACATAAAAAACGTAATTGTTCAGTGTATCGCATTCCAACAGTTGCCGAAAACATTTCCGTACAATAGCTAActaatttcatttacaaatatttctaCATTTATTACACAGTTCAAAATATTCTCTACACTGTCTGCCCATGTTTTTTAAACCTATTCGCAGTAAAATATACACCGTGAAAGAATCGTTTCTTCTTTTGATTGCCTCAACTTTTTTAACTTGTCAAGTTATGTACCGAAAATCGAATCATTGTCGTGataagaatgaaataatttttatttcgtattgATACAGACGGGGAGTAGAAGATATGAATCTACTCGGTAAACatttgagaaataattttccagAATTATTCCCAGCCAATTACAAAGTAGCGCCAAGGAGATTCTTAAATATTTCGTAGAgttgttcgaaaaaaaaagattggtTAGTTTGTTACTTCAGTTCCGTTCGTTGAGCGGCAGCCGATTGAGTTCCAGCGTAAAGGCGACGATGTCGGGATTCTTGGACGAAGTAGATATACCCAGAAAAGAACTTTCAATCAACGATACATTGTTTGCGATTAGTTTGCTGATCCACTAATAAATCTGAAAACAACGATACTTTTCAACCCCAAACAGTTTTCAACGTGTTTGCGGTTCAACGGAAATGTTTGGCTCATGAACATAAAACTTGGACTTAGAAGAACCAGAAACAATTAACTGCATATCTGATGTTAATGACAGTGAAACTTTCGTAATTCCAGGTGTATCAACGATGTCCAAGAGAAGAGTCGTGGCTAACAATCATAACAATCAGGAACATCTTGTAGAAGTGTCAAAATACATCCATGGTCCAGAGTTACCAAGTGTAAGTGAACGGCATGGACTCGAGGACAATGTTGACATGGATATGTCGCGGGTTAAAAAAGGAGTATTTGGTTGCCTGGTACAAACGGGGGTACAGTCACAAAGTCAATATTCATTTGGGATGCTCTCCTCTGCGGGACATGATCCATAATTTCCAGTGAGTCAAAGTGGAAGTCCAAGTGGTCGATCTTCCAAGTTTTCGCCAAAcatctgtaaaaatttatttaaggGTGAAATAATTGTATACCTATTAAACGTGTCTGCATCGAAACTTtacagaaaaatcgaaaaggATAGTtccgataaaataaatagaattttATGAACTACATTATTTGTCTGAGTCtgtaatcaaaaattttcaaatccgcGAAAATCTATCttacagaatttcaaaattcagaagGCTAGAATGCAGATAACTCAAAATATAGTCTACATTCGAAAACAGATTTttgcgaatttgaaaattcgctATTGCAAGCCTTCTATTTTCTAatctttgtaaattttcatttttaccttATGAAATTGTTATTTGCATACGCAACAATAGAGCAAAAActggcaataaaaaaaaatcttaggAAAGGAGTTTCTTCAGTTCCAGTGTTCAGTTAGATTAATTCTAAACTCTGATAATGTTTTCTAAAATCTAAgagtaaaaaagtaaaagtgaCAAAATCCAAAAGAATATGACTAAAAACGATCTCATAGgcaaaaaaataactaaaagTTGATATAGTGACGCAATAGCAGCCCAGTTAAGTTCCAGTATGACCTGTTAATACGTGCAGAAAGACATTACAAATTGCATTTCCATAAGGCAGTTAAATGTTTGGTACTTTGTAAATAGCACACATATGCTACTTGTGTCATATGATTACCGGGTTTTGAGTTTAAATCGAATCAACTCGGGTGTATTTAAttcatgaataaatatttgagttgaaaaataaacgcaCTGAAAATAGATAGAATTTAAAACTGTCCGTTCAAGACAAAATTTTTAGAGTCTATAGTGACAACGATCGGTTGCGCGGAAGGATCTCTCACagtatgagaaaaattttcgtgacAAATATTTCAGCGCGGtttaacgattttttaattttttcatattcttctaagcattttcttttctgacaCACTTCAAGTCTATCCGCGATCAAATGCTACAagtaaaaaaatcgtttcttatTCTAATCGCCACGATGCTATCAGCTAGTCACGTTTTAACTCTGAAAGCTGAGTATTGCTACGCTCACAATGATAATCCATACTTGAATATGGGCACGAAAACTGCTTACCACTTTATTCACGGCGGTGAAAGACCATACGAAACGATACCAAGTAAGTTACGTTACTTTATGTTACTCCATTATCCTGTATCCCGAACTAATGTTTAACGGttcaagaaaaatgaaataattgaattactTTTAAGACGTTTTGATACTTGAATCTAAAATGTGTCACGCGCGTAGTACGTTATCGAATAACATCGTGTTTGTTCCTACATATCTATCGATTGATCATGGCCTCGAATTATTTCACGCCGGCGAATTGCTTCACAAGTTCTTCATTGCCAACTGTGCAAACAGTAGGAACAACCTTGCTTCAGCAGAGTTTGTCAATCTTTGTGTTTGTATTATCAGCAATTTCAACAGATAAAACGCGTGTCTTATCCGATGCGCGAAATAGCATGAAGCCAGAAATTAATATCGTTCAAACTTATTCACAGACTGCAAGCCGATACAGATATGGATGATGATAAGACACGGAACGAGATATCCGGGAACAAGAGAAATTCGCGGGATGAGGTCACTTCCGAAATTACGAAATCAGATTATTTACAATCACGAAGTACGAGGAAGTAAGTTCTGAAAGATATATCGGGGAAATAATACTTTTCGGTTATCTCGCGGACAAAAGAATCGAGAACGATGAATATTAatcaatgttgaaaataatccgAGATCAACTTTTTCATTCCCGTCTCAACCTCaacgatgttgaaattttttttttttttacctgaaacgCAGGACCAAAGTGGCATATTATTCCCGCTTAACGCATTTGCGGGAAACATGAGGCcattattcccttgttacataatgtactaTTTATAGTCAATGTTATAGCGGGCCGTTTGTGCGCTGACGATTTGGTCAATCTGAAGCGTTGGCGACTAagtaaatttattacatacgAAAACTCCGACCAACTAAACAGACAGGGGATCGAAGATATGAATCTACTCGGCAAACGTATCAGGAATAATTTTCCGGAATTATTTCCACCTGCGGTGACTGAGGTCAAGGCGAGAAATTACAAGGTACGAATGAACGCAGGAATTGAAATACCTTGCGGTGTAGCTTCGGAGGAGAAAGaagttgaagtgaaaaaaaaaaaaaaatgtggataCTTGATtaccattttattacattgctatttttatttttagttccgtATGGCGCGAGGAGGACGAATGAGTTCGAGCCTGACGGCATTTAGAGATGGACTCTTGAACGGAGTTTACGTTCCAAAAGATGAACTTCCAGCCAACAGCACATTGTGGGTGGTTCGTTTTTGATACTTCGATTAAAAGTTTGGTCGTATTTATGgtatttattcgaaaaatctggTTTGACGAAGAACCGAGGTTTTTACGTCACAAGTATAACACTCAAGCAGCAAATCCTTTGTACCTGATACGCAAAGGACGCTTTTCTTTTACGTCAATTTTTGGACGCAACTCGACGCTAAGTGATTTCATTGGTCGGATCTAACGGATTAGGCTAACAATACCACTTGGTGTCGTATTGAGTCAGAAAATTCAGAAGAAAACTTGACGAAATGTGGGTTTTGATGAATTTCAGGCATATTCGCGGTGTCCAAAGTGGGAAACGGACGTGGCAAACGATCCAGTGCATCTCAGAGAAGTGACGAACTTCGTCAATGGTCCGGAGTACCAGAATCTGATAACAAGTGTTAGTAAACGACTCGGGTTCCACCGCAATATTAGCGCAGGTATGTCCGCGCATGAAAGAATCGCAAAATAAGATTAGGTGGCAAATTAGTAACCGTGCAATCAGCAAGGGAAAGAAATGAAGGTCaacgagaatgaaaattcaggatattggataatgaaaaaaattactataaatttgaaatagtAAATATGTAATTACCAGATACGGTTCGACAAATGTGGCAAATGTGCAGTTACGACCAGGCGTTGAGGGTTACAAAGTTGTCACCTTGGTGCGCTGTTTTTAACGACGAGGAAATGAGGGTCTTCGAATACAGGGACGCCTTGATCGACTACTACAAGCGAGGAAACGCTCACGAATACAACGTCCGATTGGGCTGCCCGCCTCTGCGAGACATGGTCGATAGTTTCCGGTGAGTCTCGGTTGACGTCCAAGTTTCTGCCCGATGGCTGGAAAAtagtagaaaaattcaaaatgtagCGTCGTGGTAAATCtgtcgatgaaaatttcacagaaaAATCGAGGGCAACGACGATAGCTACTCGATGGAGCCGAGAGGTGTTTTCAACGTCGGCAGATCGAGAAGCTACCATTTGTTCATGGCTGCTTTAGGCATCGCCAATGATTCCTCGCCTCTACTAGCGAGCGATTTCAAACTTAGGAAAAAATACCTCTGGAACACGACCGAAATTGGATCGTTTGGCGCCAATATCGCGGCCGTATTTTACAAGTGAGTTGAAACGGTCAAGACTCCTTGAATATCACCTGTTTCGGTACTTTTGCCAGGACTCGTCGTACTTCAAGAATGCTTCGAAGGGAAAACGACGATGTTGCTTCAAAGATTCCACCTGCTCTCCGCTTTCTCATACAACGccgattatatgtatattttccaGATGCAACGACTCGGCATCGCCTAACAAAGTCAAGTTCTACCAGACTGAAAAACCCGTCGACTACCCGGGATGCGCGGACGGTTTGTGCGACTGGGAGTACTTGAAGAGTAAATTTCGAAAGCAGCTGTCGAGATGTGACGATGTCGACTTTTGTGGTACAATTGTCGCCGAACCGCTGATTGAGACTTTGCCGCCGTCGGAAAAGTTCGTGCTCGTATTCTGTGTCCTGATTCTCCTCTTCCTCAACGCACCGCGTCTGGCAAGGATATTAAGAAAAATTCCACCATGTTGTTACTACAGATGCAGAAGTCGTCCGATGGTGATattaaatgtataaaatttgatcTGTAAGGccaattttttcgtatttaCCTGATCGATCGAAAGGCGTAAACGACGAACTGAATTTCACATTTGAGTGAAATGTTTTCACACATTTGGTAGTT
It includes:
- the eIF3b gene encoding eukaryotic translation initiation factor 3 subunit B encodes the protein MAKKREADKTPHNDDPGKNDDENINGDNEPNFSDPEGFVDDVTDEELLGELIRQKPSETDGVEAVIVVDGVPQVGPERLEKLQMVISKLFEKFGDIVNQWYPKNEDGLTKGYIFLEYKSPVNALAAVKSTNNYKLDKMHTFKVNLFTDFKKFEDTPDEWEPPKPQPYTSSGDLHYYLLDPDAYDQFCVLSGNGMAVCVQIWQNSAPEPTLLEDRPRWTDTYVKWSPLGTYIATFHKPGVALWGGPKFEQTAKFGQRGVECVDFSPCERYLVSYSPRAESSVDQKRLVVWDILSGQEKRDFNPDGSSVWPIFRWSHDDKYLARMGEDVLNIYETPSFRLLNKKSIKIPGIRDFSWSPTDNVLAYWVPEDKDVPARVTLLEIPSRNEIRNKNLFNVADCKIHWQKCGDYLCVKVDRFAKRKEKTEQKYTGMSYNFEIFHMREKQIPVDSVEMKEPIHAFAWEPVGSKFAIIHGEIPSVNVSFYGVRPGLHPDLLKKLEKKACNHLFWSPAGQFIVLAGLTTMAGALEFIDTNDFTIMNTTDHYQTSDVEWDPTGRYVVTGVSSWKTSVDNGYWIWSFQGRILKRVNLTAFNQLLWRPRPATLLTAKQIKEIQKNLKKYSAQFESKDRMRLTRASKELIEKRCTLMKEFEEYRSKRIEEWNSQKKRRLELRNNIDTDELDSDTKNVEEESIEFFIKEETFVID
- the LOC124223312 gene encoding multiple inositol polyphosphate phosphatase 1-like isoform X1, whose amino-acid sequence is MLQVKKSFLILIATMLSASHVLTLKAEYCYAHNDNPYLNMGTKTAYHFIHGGERPYETIPNCKPIQIWMMIRHGTRYPGTREIRGMRSLPKLRNQIIYNHEVRGINVIAGRLCADDLVNLKRWRLSKFITYENSDQLNRQGIEDMNLLGKRIRNNFPELFPPAVTEVKARNYKFRMARGGRMSSSLTAFRDGLLNGVYVPKDELPANSTLWVAYSRCPKWETDVANDPVHLREVTNFVNGPEYQNLITSVSKRLGFHRNISADTVRQMWQMCSYDQALRVTKLSPWCAVFNDEEMRVFEYRDALIDYYKRGNAHEYNVRLGCPPLRDMVDSFRKIEGNDDSYSMEPRGVFNVGRSRSYHLFMAALGIANDSSPLLASDFKLRKKYLWNTTEIGSFGANIAAVFYKCNDSASPNKVKFYQTEKPVDYPGCADGLCDWEYLKSKFRKQLSRCDDVDFCGTIVAEPLIETLPPSEKFVLVFCVLILLFLNAPRLARILRKIPPCCYYRCRSRPMVILNNASL